A window of the Oscillospiraceae bacterium NTUH-002-81 genome harbors these coding sequences:
- a CDS encoding metallophosphoesterase yields MNRKFQITEYRIASEFFDGNDRPVRVALLADLHNKIYGKDNDTLLGAIDMMEPDFVLCAGDMLVGKKKVSMEPAIAFMKTVASRYPVYYGNGNHECRLRQEPGIYGDMYARYEKELTEAGVHILSNDHAIVPAGNTFVNVYGYELEMAYYQKFNQLELTKGQLEQALGEADWRRFTILIAHNPVYGETYADWGADLTVSGHLHGGIIRLPFIGGIITPQAKLFPKYDGGHYRIGDRHLVVSRGLGEHTVKIRIGNPPELVFLHLCPSGTT; encoded by the coding sequence ATGAACAGAAAATTTCAGATCACAGAATACAGAATCGCATCGGAATTTTTTGATGGGAACGACCGGCCGGTCCGGGTGGCGCTGCTGGCAGACCTTCATAATAAAATCTATGGAAAAGACAACGATACGCTTCTGGGTGCCATTGATATGATGGAGCCGGATTTTGTTCTCTGTGCCGGGGATATGCTGGTGGGCAAAAAGAAGGTGTCCATGGAGCCTGCCATTGCCTTTATGAAGACGGTGGCATCCCGTTATCCGGTCTATTACGGCAACGGGAACCATGAATGCCGCCTGCGGCAGGAGCCCGGTATTTACGGGGATATGTATGCCCGGTATGAGAAAGAGCTGACAGAAGCCGGGGTACATATCCTGTCCAACGACCATGCCATCGTTCCGGCGGGCAATACGTTCGTGAACGTATATGGCTATGAGCTGGAAATGGCTTATTATCAGAAGTTTAACCAGCTGGAGCTGACGAAGGGGCAGCTGGAACAGGCGCTGGGAGAGGCAGACTGGCGAAGGTTTACGATCCTCATCGCCCACAATCCAGTGTACGGGGAAACATATGCGGACTGGGGGGCAGATCTGACGGTCAGTGGGCATCTGCACGGCGGCATCATCCGTCTGCCTTTCATCGGTGGGATCATCACGCCCCAGGCCAAGCTGTTTCCCAAATATGACGGCGGCCATTACCGGATCGGCGACCGGCATCTGGTGGTGAGCCGGGGGCTGGGAGAGCACACGGTGAAGATCCGCATCGGCAACCCGCCGGAGCTGGTATTTTTACACCTGTGTCCGTCGGGAACGACTTGA
- a CDS encoding HipA domain-containing protein, which translates to MVDFTNLPRRNKTYAGANGSKIAVMYNGEQYMLKFPVPPSRNKEMSYTNGCVSEYLGSHIFALVGIPVQETLLGTYSKNGREKIVVACKDFTSPGIVIQDFASLKNTIIDSEHNGYGTELSDILNAIREQQVMDPVELENWFWDMFIVDALIGNWDRHNGNWGFLYDTVQDEMKLAPVYDCGSCLYPQADEAIMRATLDDPAEKNLRVFEIPLSGIKLNGKKINYFDFISSLELEGCNEALRRIVPRIHMEQIEKLVNETPFITDLQKQFYKTMLWERKTRILDYSLQLL; encoded by the coding sequence ATGGTAGATTTTACAAATCTTCCCCGAAGAAATAAGACATATGCAGGGGCTAATGGCAGTAAGATTGCTGTCATGTATAATGGGGAACAGTATATGTTGAAGTTCCCGGTTCCACCATCCAGAAACAAAGAAATGAGCTATACCAATGGATGTGTGTCAGAATATCTGGGATCGCATATTTTTGCTCTTGTGGGCATCCCTGTACAGGAAACGCTGCTTGGCACTTATTCAAAAAACGGAAGAGAGAAAATTGTTGTAGCATGTAAAGATTTTACATCCCCGGGTATTGTGATACAGGATTTTGCTTCGCTTAAAAATACCATTATTGATTCGGAACACAATGGATATGGGACAGAATTATCCGATATTTTGAATGCAATCCGGGAGCAACAGGTCATGGATCCGGTGGAACTGGAAAACTGGTTTTGGGATATGTTTATTGTTGATGCGTTGATTGGAAACTGGGATAGACACAATGGAAACTGGGGATTCCTTTATGATACTGTTCAGGATGAGATGAAGCTGGCCCCGGTATATGATTGTGGAAGTTGTCTTTATCCGCAGGCTGATGAAGCAATCATGAGGGCAACACTGGATGATCCGGCAGAGAAAAATCTTCGTGTTTTTGAAATTCCGCTTTCGGGGATTAAGTTAAATGGGAAAAAGATCAATTATTTTGATTTCATTTCTTCGCTGGAACTGGAAGGCTGCAATGAGGCTTTGCGCCGGATCGTTCCCAGAATTCACATGGAACAGATAGAAAAGCTGGTAAATGAGACACCTTTTATCACGGATTTACAGAAACAGTTTTATAAAACCATGCTTTGGGAAAGAAAAACAAGAATATTGGATTATTCTTTACAGCTGCTGTAG
- a CDS encoding IS110 family transposase, with protein sequence MTMYFVGIDISKYKHDCCIISAANQKVVSKFTFKNDKSGFEQLNLILNSLSTPEDIKIGFESTAHYALNLELFLENANHSFMEINPVLIKDFKKSQTLRRTKTDSIDCELIARWLMTVEYKPHSKGFYHAYSLKSLTRLRDRLVRQRSFYLVKITNVLDHTFPEFKPFFHERLSKTALYLLENYGSAEKIARMNSASYEKLRSISRGKFSPQQFIRLKELAANTVGVNNSIFDVELNSLLTLYKSLVDEIKTLESEINRLVDEVHPHYMSIPGIGPISAAIIYAEYGDISNFSSPNQMLAFAGIEPSVHESGTEAYNGKMVKHGSSQLRYVLINCCLPLIRFDVTFATYYARKRSENKPHRVAITHVAKKLVRVIYALESQDIDFDPKKLR encoded by the coding sequence ATGACCATGTACTTTGTTGGAATCGATATTTCCAAGTACAAGCACGACTGTTGCATCATATCAGCAGCCAACCAGAAAGTTGTTTCAAAGTTTACTTTCAAAAATGATAAGTCCGGTTTTGAACAACTAAATCTTATCTTAAATTCACTCTCCACTCCTGAGGATATAAAAATAGGGTTTGAATCAACTGCCCATTATGCCCTCAATCTTGAACTCTTCCTTGAAAATGCCAACCACAGCTTCATGGAAATTAATCCAGTTTTAATCAAGGATTTCAAGAAGTCTCAGACTCTCCGACGCACCAAAACCGATTCTATCGACTGCGAGTTAATAGCCCGTTGGTTAATGACTGTTGAATACAAACCCCATTCAAAAGGATTTTACCACGCTTATTCCTTAAAGTCATTAACTCGTTTACGGGACAGGCTGGTTCGCCAGCGTTCTTTTTATCTTGTTAAAATTACAAACGTTCTTGACCACACCTTTCCAGAGTTCAAACCGTTCTTCCATGAGCGTTTATCTAAAACTGCCTTATACCTCCTTGAAAACTACGGCTCCGCTGAAAAGATAGCAAGAATGAATTCCGCATCCTATGAGAAACTTCGATCCATTTCCAGAGGAAAATTTTCTCCCCAGCAGTTTATTCGCTTGAAAGAACTTGCCGCTAATACAGTCGGTGTAAACAACTCTATCTTCGATGTAGAACTTAATAGTCTGCTGACCTTATACAAGTCCCTTGTAGATGAAATCAAAACATTAGAAAGCGAAATCAACAGACTGGTAGATGAAGTGCATCCACACTATATGTCCATTCCAGGTATCGGTCCTATATCCGCTGCTATCATTTACGCTGAATATGGTGATATTTCAAACTTCTCCAGTCCTAACCAGATGCTTGCTTTTGCCGGAATAGAACCCAGCGTACATGAGTCAGGAACTGAAGCATATAATGGCAAGATGGTAAAACACGGTTCCTCACAGCTACGATATGTGCTTATCAACTGCTGTCTGCCGTTGATACGGTTTGATGTGACATTTGCTACATACTATGCCAGAAAACGTTCAGAGAACAAGCCTCACCGGGTTGCTATCACTCATGTAGCTAAGAAGCTTGTCAGAGTCATCTATGCATTGGAGAGTCAAGATATCGACTTTGACCCAAAGAAACTTCGATGA
- the alaS gene encoding alanine--tRNA ligase — protein MEKYGVNELRKMFLEFFESKGHLAMKSFSLVPHNDNSLLLINSGMAPLKPYFTGQEIPPRRRVTTCQKCIRTGDIENVGKTARHGTFFEMLGNFSFGDYFKNEAIAWSWEFLTEVVGLDRDRLYPSVYQDDDEAFDIWNKKIGIPADRIFRFGKEDNFWEHGAGPCGPCSEIYYDRGEKYGCGKPGCTVGCDCDRYMEVWNNVFTQFENDGHNHYTELKQKNIDTGMGLERLAVVVQDVDSIFDVDTLEALRNRVCELAHTEYETDPVKDVSIRLITDHIRSCTFMISDGIMPSNEGRGYVLRRLLRRAARHGRLLGIEGSFLANLSETVINGSRDGYPELEEKKEMIFKVLTEEENKFNKTIDQGLSILSDMEEEMTAAGQKTLSGEHAFKLYDTYGFPLDLTKEILEEKGFLVDEDGFRAAMDVQRKKARSARKTTNYMGADATVYEEIDPSVTSAFVGYDNLVCESPIRVLTTEEAVVQAITEGENATIFVDETPFYATMGGQQADIGTITLPDAEFEVKDVIHLLGGKIGHVGTVTRGMFKVGDKVTLTVDEKNRIDTGKNHSATHLLQKALRMVLGNHVEQAGSLVTCDRLRFDFTHFQSMTQEEIAKVEQIVNEEIQASLPVVTKVMSLDEAKKSGAMALFGEKYGDQVRVVNMGDFSVELCGGTHVKNTGVITTFKIVSEAGIAAGVRRIEALTGDGVFRYYKEMEAKVEEIARAVKGTPANVSEKIDHLLAELKALQSENESLKSKLAQEALGDVMGQVQEIKGVKLLATKVDGVDMNGLRDLGDQLKGKLGEGVVVIASVADGKVNLMATATDGALKQGAHAGNLIKGIAALVGGGGGGRPNMAQAGGKNPAGVDAALAEAAKVLEGQIK, from the coding sequence GTGGAAAAGTACGGTGTAAATGAACTGAGAAAAATGTTCCTGGAATTCTTTGAGAGCAAGGGACATCTGGCGATGAAGAGCTTTTCTCTTGTACCGCACAATGACAACAGCCTGCTGCTGATCAATTCCGGTATGGCTCCGCTGAAGCCATATTTCACCGGACAGGAGATTCCGCCGAGAAGACGTGTAACGACCTGTCAGAAATGTATTCGTACCGGTGATATCGAGAATGTCGGCAAGACAGCCCGTCATGGTACATTTTTTGAGATGCTTGGTAACTTCTCTTTCGGAGATTATTTTAAAAACGAGGCGATTGCCTGGTCCTGGGAATTCCTGACAGAGGTTGTCGGCCTTGACAGGGATCGTCTGTATCCGTCTGTTTATCAGGACGATGATGAGGCGTTTGATATCTGGAATAAGAAGATCGGCATTCCGGCAGACCGGATTTTCCGGTTCGGCAAGGAGGACAACTTCTGGGAGCATGGCGCAGGACCCTGCGGCCCGTGTTCCGAGATTTATTATGACCGCGGAGAAAAATATGGCTGTGGCAAACCCGGATGTACCGTAGGCTGTGACTGTGACCGGTATATGGAGGTATGGAACAACGTATTTACCCAGTTCGAGAATGATGGACACAACCATTATACCGAGCTGAAACAGAAGAACATTGATACCGGTATGGGACTGGAACGTCTGGCCGTGGTTGTACAGGATGTGGATTCCATTTTCGATGTGGACACACTGGAGGCACTGCGTAACCGTGTGTGTGAGCTGGCACATACGGAATATGAGACCGATCCGGTGAAGGACGTTTCCATTCGTCTGATCACAGACCACATCCGTTCCTGTACCTTTATGATTTCTGACGGTATCATGCCTTCCAACGAGGGAAGAGGATATGTCCTGCGCCGTCTGCTGCGCCGTGCAGCCCGTCATGGAAGACTGCTGGGCATCGAGGGAAGCTTCCTGGCCAATTTAAGTGAAACTGTTATCAATGGTTCCAGGGATGGTTATCCGGAGCTGGAAGAGAAGAAGGAAATGATCTTCAAGGTACTGACTGAGGAAGAGAACAAGTTCAACAAGACCATTGATCAGGGCTTAAGTATCCTTTCTGATATGGAGGAAGAGATGACTGCTGCAGGACAGAAGACCCTGTCCGGCGAGCATGCTTTTAAGCTTTATGATACGTATGGATTCCCGCTGGATCTGACAAAGGAGATCCTGGAGGAGAAGGGCTTCCTGGTGGACGAGGATGGTTTCAGGGCTGCCATGGATGTGCAGAGAAAGAAAGCCCGCAGTGCCCGGAAGACGACAAACTACATGGGTGCAGACGCTACCGTATATGAGGAGATCGATCCTTCCGTGACTTCAGCCTTTGTCGGATATGACAACCTGGTTTGCGAATCTCCGATCCGCGTGCTGACAACGGAGGAAGCTGTGGTACAGGCCATCACCGAGGGTGAGAATGCAACCATCTTTGTAGACGAGACGCCGTTCTATGCAACCATGGGCGGACAGCAGGCAGATATCGGAACGATTACCCTGCCGGATGCAGAGTTTGAGGTAAAAGATGTGATCCATCTGCTGGGCGGCAAGATCGGCCATGTGGGAACCGTTACCCGCGGTATGTTTAAAGTGGGAGACAAGGTGACACTGACTGTCGATGAGAAGAACCGGATCGACACCGGCAAGAATCACAGTGCTACCCATCTGCTGCAGAAAGCGCTGCGTATGGTTCTGGGCAATCATGTGGAGCAGGCAGGTTCTCTGGTGACCTGTGACCGTCTGCGTTTCGACTTTACGCATTTCCAGTCAATGACCCAGGAAGAGATCGCCAAGGTGGAGCAGATCGTCAATGAAGAGATCCAGGCATCCCTTCCGGTTGTGACCAAGGTCATGTCTCTGGACGAGGCGAAGAAGTCCGGCGCTATGGCACTGTTCGGTGAGAAATATGGCGATCAGGTGCGCGTGGTCAACATGGGAGATTTCTCCGTGGAGCTGTGCGGCGGTACGCATGTAAAGAATACCGGTGTGATCACCACCTTCAAGATCGTATCTGAGGCTGGTATCGCAGCTGGCGTGCGCCGTATCGAGGCGCTGACCGGCGATGGTGTATTCCGTTATTATAAAGAGATGGAAGCAAAGGTAGAAGAGATTGCCAGAGCTGTAAAAGGCACGCCTGCCAATGTTTCTGAGAAGATAGATCACCTTCTGGCAGAGCTGAAAGCACTGCAGAGCGAGAACGAGTCCCTGAAATCCAAGCTGGCACAGGAAGCGCTGGGTGATGTTATGGGACAGGTACAGGAGATCAAGGGCGTGAAGCTGCTGGCAACGAAGGTTGACGGCGTGGACATGAATGGTCTCCGTGATCTGGGCGATCAGCTGAAAGGAAAGCTGGGCGAGGGCGTTGTTGTCATCGCTTCTGTGGCTGACGGCAAGGTAAACCTGATGGCAACCGCTACAGACGGCGCACTGAAACAGGGCGCACATGCAGGCAACCTGATCAAGGGCATTGCGGCACTCGTTGGCGGCGGCGGCGGTGGACGTCCGAACATGGCACAGGCCGGTGGTAAGAACCCGGCAGGAGTGGACGCTGCACTGGCAGAGGCCGCAAAAGTACTGGAAGGCCAGATCAAGTAA
- a CDS encoding helix-turn-helix transcriptional regulator, translating into MRMNQYERRFDFHGLGAALKRAREEKGWTQAYVAELVDRDSRTIMNIENKGQYPSFDLFVKLITMFDVSVDQFIHADGGARSSSCRKHIDVLLNSMTEKELVVIEATAEGIKKARETEVPE; encoded by the coding sequence ATGAGAATGAACCAATATGAAAGAAGGTTTGACTTTCACGGCCTCGGTGCAGCTCTCAAACGAGCCAGAGAAGAAAAGGGCTGGACACAAGCCTATGTTGCGGAATTAGTAGACCGTGACTCCCGTACCATTATGAATATTGAGAACAAAGGTCAATATCCCAGCTTCGACCTTTTTGTTAAACTCATTACCATGTTTGACGTTTCAGTTGACCAGTTTATTCATGCGGACGGAGGGGCAAGGTCAAGCTCTTGCAGAAAACACATTGATGTACTTCTAAACTCCATGACTGAAAAAGAGCTTGTCGTGATAGAAGCCACAGCCGAAGGCATTAAGAAAGCCAGAGAAACGGAGGTTCCAGAATAA
- the rpsU gene encoding 30S ribosomal protein S21 has product MSNVIVKENETLDSALRRFKRNCAKAGIQQEIRKREHYEKPSVRRKKKSEAARKRKYN; this is encoded by the coding sequence ATGTCAAACGTAATCGTAAAAGAGAACGAGACTTTAGATAGCGCTTTACGCAGATTTAAGAGAAACTGTGCGAAAGCAGGTATTCAGCAGGAGATTCGTAAGAGAGAGCATTACGAGAAGCCCAGCGTAAGACGCAAGAAGAAATCTGAAGCAGCAAGAAAACGTAAATATAATTAA
- a CDS encoding helix-turn-helix domain-containing protein: protein MDYMTLKEAAEKWGVTPRRVNYYCAGGRIPGAVKMAGVWLLPKTAEKPTDRRRKEGKKNNEDSLN from the coding sequence ATGGACTATATGACATTAAAAGAGGCCGCCGAAAAGTGGGGCGTGACACCTCGTAGGGTAAATTATTATTGTGCTGGTGGGCGTATCCCCGGTGCTGTGAAAATGGCCGGTGTTTGGCTGCTCCCTAAAACTGCGGAGAAGCCGACTGATAGGCGCAGAAAGGAAGGAAAAAAGAATAATGAAGATTCTCTTAATTGA
- a CDS encoding NAD(P)-dependent oxidoreductase, producing the protein MHLPLTDETRDMISAKEMAAMKEGAYIINTARGGIVNEHDLYEAVKSGHIAGAALDVSEQEPMAEDNPLRTLENVIITPHIGMYSKEAIGAVSLICAQNAAAKIEGKELQFQVV; encoded by the coding sequence ATGCATCTGCCGCTGACAGATGAGACAAGAGACATGATCTCTGCAAAAGAGATGGCTGCCATGAAGGAGGGTGCTTACATCATCAATACCGCAAGAGGCGGTATCGTGAATGAGCATGACCTGTATGAGGCAGTAAAATCCGGCCATATCGCAGGTGCCGCTCTGGATGTATCCGAGCAGGAACCCATGGCAGAGGACAATCCGCTGCGTACCCTGGAGAATGTCATCATTACCCCCCATATCGGTATGTACTCCAAGGAAGCCATCGGCGCTGTCAGCCTGATCTGCGCACAGAACGCTGCTGCCAAGATCGAAGGCAAGGAGCTGCAGTTCCAGGTAGTCTAG
- a CDS encoding ATP-binding protein, with amino-acid sequence MSNATIIFLLTLCIMILICIIVYQQFVFHNGTKAKIHEISSKLKELLDTDSDEKVTVFTDNKALIELATQINRMLEDRQKVKVEYRRAEMASKKMLSNISHDIKTPMTVILGYLEIMRLNGTQSNEMLQKVESTAQRVMGLITQFFTLAKLEAGDTDMPLERLNVNEACRENILDFYELLSQKNFEVEINIPDHVLYANANKDALQRIMFNLISNAIRYGGDGKYLGMFLRADQAHIYIDIVDRGRGIEKEFADSVFDRLFMMEDSRNSAMQGNGLGLTIAKNLALQLGGDITLESQPHQKTVFTITLKKMAY; translated from the coding sequence ATGAGCAATGCGACAATTATCTTTTTACTAACCCTCTGTATTATGATTTTAATCTGTATCATTGTGTACCAGCAGTTTGTATTCCATAACGGAACAAAAGCAAAAATACATGAGATCAGCAGCAAATTGAAAGAACTTCTTGACACCGACAGCGACGAAAAAGTGACAGTCTTTACCGATAATAAGGCACTGATAGAGCTTGCAACACAAATCAATCGAATGTTGGAAGATCGGCAAAAAGTAAAAGTTGAGTATCGGCGGGCTGAAATGGCATCCAAAAAGATGTTATCTAACATTTCCCACGACATTAAAACTCCCATGACAGTGATTCTTGGCTATTTGGAGATTATGCGTTTGAACGGAACCCAAAGCAATGAAATGTTGCAAAAGGTAGAAAGCACTGCCCAGCGGGTAATGGGATTGATTACACAATTCTTTACGCTTGCTAAATTAGAGGCTGGCGATACAGATATGCCATTGGAGCGTTTGAATGTGAACGAAGCCTGCCGGGAAAATATTTTGGATTTCTATGAACTCCTTTCACAAAAAAATTTTGAAGTGGAAATTAACATACCCGATCATGTATTGTATGCAAATGCCAATAAAGATGCGTTGCAAAGAATTATGTTCAATTTGATTTCCAATGCAATTCGCTATGGCGGCGATGGAAAATATTTAGGTATGTTTTTGCGGGCAGATCAGGCACATATCTATATAGACATTGTGGACAGGGGCCGTGGAATTGAAAAAGAATTTGCCGATTCGGTTTTTGATCGGCTGTTTATGATGGAAGATTCCAGAAATAGTGCTATGCAGGGAAATGGTCTTGGACTGACGATTGCGAAAAATCTTGCCTTGCAACTCGGTGGCGATATTACTTTAGAAAGTCAACCGCACCAGAAAACAGTTTTCACTATTACGCTCAAGAAAATGGCCTATTAA
- a CDS encoding class I SAM-dependent methyltransferase — protein sequence MNEKITLSGVPETMLQTVYARARESSGRGAIRDRKAEEIIDRLDYDFSLAERDSAMRSGVIARTIVLDRLTAAWLAKNPGAVVVNIACGLDTRCYRMEGYAHWYNLDLPETMAVRARLLPGNGRISQIAMSAMEDWGGEIKESDAPVLVIIEGLTMYLSEADVRQIFAVIAGRFARAEVFVEVMNPMIVKRFREKSIEGSHAKFTWGIKDGRALAALLPDFRFLEEHSLVEGMAVIMPVYRWLGKIPPVRSISNKILVLEK from the coding sequence ATGAATGAAAAAATAACGCTCTCCGGTGTGCCGGAGACGATGCTGCAGACGGTTTATGCCCGGGCCAGGGAGAGCAGCGGGCGTGGGGCCATTCGCGACCGGAAAGCGGAAGAGATCATTGACCGGCTGGATTATGATTTTTCTCTTGCGGAAAGGGATTCGGCCATGCGCAGCGGCGTCATTGCCCGCACGATCGTGCTGGATCGGCTGACGGCAGCATGGCTTGCGAAAAATCCCGGTGCGGTGGTCGTGAACATTGCCTGCGGACTTGACACGCGGTGCTATCGGATGGAGGGGTATGCACACTGGTACAATCTGGATCTGCCCGAGACGATGGCGGTGCGGGCGCGTCTCCTGCCGGGAAACGGAAGGATTTCACAGATCGCCATGTCTGCAATGGAGGACTGGGGCGGGGAGATCAAAGAATCTGATGCGCCGGTGCTGGTCATCATCGAGGGACTGACCATGTATCTGTCGGAGGCGGATGTCCGGCAGATATTTGCAGTGATTGCCGGGCGGTTTGCCAGGGCGGAGGTATTCGTGGAGGTGATGAACCCCATGATCGTAAAACGCTTCCGGGAGAAGTCCATCGAGGGCAGCCATGCAAAATTTACCTGGGGGATAAAGGATGGAAGAGCGCTCGCTGCGCTTTTGCCGGATTTCCGGTTCTTAGAAGAACACAGCCTGGTGGAGGGGATGGCGGTAATTATGCCGGTTTACCGATGGCTGGGAAAAATTCCGCCTGTCCGCAGTATTTCCAACAAAATCCTTGTGCTGGAGAAGTAA
- a CDS encoding ABC transporter permease: MLKLIRLEWKKNNVGKYIRNVVIMSALICLFIFALCYLGIANDPDTGVPDAAPGNSAISSSIELFTSMAFLVFTSVMLSTYIVSAYKNKTMNLMFSYPIKRQKILVSQMLAVWIFNFVALVLTKLLIYGCILLGSQFMVSSFPLDYNMASMGFYIQLLLKSVVIVTMSFIALFIGMAMKSSKATIVSSFLLIFLTQANVGDFSLADNAILPVVLMVLSLIFAFLSIYNVETKDLN; the protein is encoded by the coding sequence ATGCTTAAACTCATTAGGCTGGAATGGAAAAAGAATAATGTAGGCAAGTACATTCGCAATGTGGTTATCATGTCGGCTCTGATCTGCCTGTTCATATTTGCCCTTTGCTATTTGGGAATTGCCAATGATCCTGATACGGGTGTTCCTGATGCGGCGCCGGGTAACAGTGCGATTTCTTCCTCTATCGAGCTGTTTACAAGCATGGCTTTTCTGGTGTTTACCAGTGTCATGTTGTCCACATACATTGTGAGCGCCTATAAAAACAAAACCATGAACTTAATGTTTTCGTATCCAATTAAGCGACAGAAAATTCTCGTTTCTCAAATGTTAGCTGTATGGATTTTCAATTTCGTGGCTCTGGTGCTGACAAAACTATTGATTTACGGCTGCATTTTACTTGGTTCACAATTCATGGTTTCCTCATTCCCACTGGACTACAACATGGCAAGTATGGGGTTCTATATTCAGTTACTCTTAAAGTCCGTTGTCATTGTAACCATGAGTTTTATCGCCTTGTTTATTGGTATGGCTATGAAGTCCTCAAAAGCTACCATCGTATCATCTTTTCTGCTGATTTTTTTGACACAGGCTAATGTGGGCGATTTTTCTTTGGCGGATAATGCCATTCTTCCTGTTGTACTTATGGTACTTTCCTTAATCTTTGCGTTTCTCTCGATTTACAATGTGGAAACTAAGGATTTGAACTAA
- a CDS encoding segregation/condensation protein A, translating to MELSVKLKAFEGPLDLLLHLIDKNKVNIYDIPIVEITNQYMAYIREMQRRDLNIMSEFLVMAATLLNIKARMLLPAEVNEEGEEEDPRQELVEKLLEYKMYKYMSLELKDRMVDAGKAMYKPPTLPDEVKDYRQPVDLDELLDGLTLTRLNAVFKELMKRQEEKIDPVRSKFGRLEKEEVSLTDKIAYVAAYAKERGRFSFKALLAEQTTKMHCIVTFLALLELVRGGLLTVDQEKTFADIDVEFVAEAEFLEEEWQDSNIYG from the coding sequence ATGGAATTATCCGTAAAATTAAAGGCGTTTGAAGGTCCTCTGGATCTTCTTTTACACCTGATCGATAAAAATAAAGTAAATATTTATGATATTCCTATCGTGGAGATCACGAACCAGTACATGGCGTATATCCGGGAAATGCAGCGGCGGGATCTGAACATCATGAGTGAGTTTCTCGTCATGGCGGCCACCCTTCTGAACATTAAGGCCCGGATGCTGCTGCCCGCCGAGGTGAATGAGGAGGGCGAGGAGGAAGACCCGAGACAGGAGCTGGTGGAGAAGCTGCTGGAATATAAGATGTACAAATACATGTCGCTGGAGCTGAAAGACCGGATGGTGGATGCGGGAAAAGCCATGTACAAGCCCCCGACGCTGCCGGACGAGGTGAAGGATTACCGCCAGCCGGTGGATCTTGACGAGTTGTTGGACGGGCTGACGCTGACCCGGTTAAACGCGGTGTTCAAGGAACTGATGAAGCGGCAGGAAGAGAAGATCGACCCGGTGCGAAGCAAATTCGGACGGTTGGAAAAGGAAGAGGTGAGCCTGACGGACAAGATCGCCTATGTGGCCGCTTACGCTAAAGAGCGGGGACGGTTCAGCTTTAAGGCGCTGCTGGCAGAGCAGACGACGAAGATGCACTGCATCGTTACCTTTTTAGCGCTGCTGGAACTGGTGCGGGGCGGCCTTCTCACCGTGGATCAGGAGAAAACCTTTGCAGACATTGATGTGGAATTTGTGGCGGAAGCAGAGTTTCTGGAAGAGGAATGGCAGGATTCCAATATTTACGGATAA